GAAATCCTTGGCAGATCGGTCGGAGTCGAAATTTGTTCTGATTCCCTCGAAATCTTCCATTAAAAGATCTTTGGCCAAGGGTTTCCTTTATATGTCCTGCAGAATCTGCAATCCAACCGGGTTGCATTACAGATTCTGCAATCCAATCAATTCTTCCAATAAATATGATCACATTGATAAATGGAGGCTGCCTCTGTAGCTGAGAGGCCGGAAGTGTATCTTCGGCATAAATCATCTTGATTCGATTTGTAATTTATACGGGTCCCATTTGCATAATGACTATCGATCAGAGGTTGTCATGCTATTCTTGAAACAGTATATTTCGACCAGAGGATCCTTCCTATTGCTGACAGGAGATATAATTCTGTGTTTTCTCTCTATATATCTGGTGTCATCTTCAGCCTATAATCTTATTGACTTAGCCGATGAATATAATTTTTTTAGTTTAGATACTTCCATAGTATTTATAATGACAATCATTTGTTTTTCCAGCATGTCTGCACTATATGTACGCGGAAAACAATTTGAAAAATTGAATTCACTTTTGCGCATCGTCACCAGCAATATACTCGCTTTTGTCTTTCTTATTTCCGTAATACACATTTCCTCACTTAATTTCGATGAACATCTACTGTGGATATCCATTATTACGTTTATGATTTTTCAATATCTATGGCATTCTTTCCATAGCAATGTAGCAGAAAACATATTTCATTCTACAAAAAAAGTCCTCATAGTGGGCTCCGGTGAACAAGCCGCAATGATAGGCGCCAGCGCCGCAAAAGAGAGGGGTCGGTACAGCCTGCTCGGCTACGTAGCGGCACCTAATGAGAACAGTCGGATCAAAGGGCTCAAGGATCTAGGCGATTTTCAATCACTGGATAAGATCGTAACGAACGTAAAGCCTGACATCATCGTCATTTCTCCATCCGAGCGTAGAGGATTCATTCCGTCAAAAGAGCTCCTTTCCGCTAAATTGAACGGCACAAAAATAATGGATGGCCCGTCATTCTATGAAGAGGCCAGTGGGAAGCTGCTGGTTGAATACATCAATCCCAGCTGGATGATCTACAGCGATGGCTTCCATAGCGGTTGGATCACCTATTTTATTAAAAATATTATGGATAATATTTTAGCCGCATTGGGGATCATAACCACCTTACCTATTTTTTTAATGATATCGGTTTTAATAAAATGTGATTCACCCGGTCCTATTCTTTTTAAGCAAGTTCGCATCGGAAAGAATGAAAAACCATTCATACTGTATAAATTCAGGACGATGGTAAACGATGAAGGAAAAAACACTGCATACCAATGGGCTATGGAAAATGATCCCCGAATCACACGTCTGGGAAAATTCCTCAGAAAATCGCGTTTGGACGAATTGCCCCAATTATACAATGTTCTACAAGGCGATCTGAGTCTCGTCGGACCACGTCCCGAACAGCCTGGATTTGTAAAGGAATTGAAGGAATTAATCCCCTATTATTCCGAAAGACATTTCGCGAAACCAGGATTAACGGGTTGGGCACAGGTAAATTATCCTTACGGAGCCTCGGTCGAGGATGCCATTGAGAAACTTCGCTATGATCTCTACTACATGAAGAATTTCTCGATTTGGCTTGATATATTCATCTTATTGAAAACCGTCAAAGTGGTTTTCTTTGGAAAAGGCGCCCGCTGAATCGGGATTTTCCGATACCGGGCAGAGAAACGACCGTTTTCCTTCAGCATCCGGATTTTTGGTTCCGTTGCAAAACCACGCTTTTGAGGACGTTATTCAGAGCAGGGGGTGTAGGAAATGAAACATCGCATGAAGAAGATAGCTGCAAAAACCGTATCCAAGGGGTCGACCATCCGCCTTCTGTTTCTGCTATGCACCATCCCCGTGCTGATGATCGTCGGCTGCGCGTCTAGACCGGACTTCAGCCAGATTCCCTCTGAAATCGCCCGGGATCCTACCGTGGCCGCCCCTTATCGCATCGAAAACGGAGACACCCTTCTGGTCAAATTTCCTTACACTGACAGACACGACGAGGAGGTGATCGTTCAGCCCGATGGGTTGATTGTGCTAGGCGTCACCGGCGAAGTCAAAGCTGCGGGGTTGACGACCGTCGA
This portion of the Desulfatiglans anilini DSM 4660 genome encodes:
- a CDS encoding TIGR03013 family XrtA/PEP-CTERM system glycosyltransferase — encoded protein: MLTGDIILCFLSIYLVSSSAYNLIDLADEYNFFSLDTSIVFIMTIICFSSMSALYVRGKQFEKLNSLLRIVTSNILAFVFLISVIHISSLNFDEHLLWISIITFMIFQYLWHSFHSNVAENIFHSTKKVLIVGSGEQAAMIGASAAKERGRYSLLGYVAAPNENSRIKGLKDLGDFQSLDKIVTNVKPDIIVISPSERRGFIPSKELLSAKLNGTKIMDGPSFYEEASGKLLVEYINPSWMIYSDGFHSGWITYFIKNIMDNILAALGIITTLPIFLMISVLIKCDSPGPILFKQVRIGKNEKPFILYKFRTMVNDEGKNTAYQWAMENDPRITRLGKFLRKSRLDELPQLYNVLQGDLSLVGPRPEQPGFVKELKELIPYYSERHFAKPGLTGWAQVNYPYGASVEDAIEKLRYDLYYMKNFSIWLDIFILLKTVKVVFFGKGAR
- a CDS encoding polysaccharide biosynthesis/export family protein; this translates as MKKIAAKTVSKGSTIRLLFLLCTIPVLMIVGCASRPDFSQIPSEIARDPTVAAPYRIENGDTLLVKFPYTDRHDEEVIVQPDGLIVLGVTGEVKAAGLTTVELEEAIRSASSKRLRDPQVFVTVKSSAQKVYVGGEVKTAGFVPFRENLTPLQAVFERGGLSSFTII